A window from Oceanidesulfovibrio indonesiensis encodes these proteins:
- a CDS encoding NADH-quinone oxidoreductase subunit N yields the protein MNPEYRFDLCWPELYQLAIIALLFIQTLAKGERPRNVDWVPYAAAGGIFIAVVSLGFSGTFFYGAYAVDKLSQFFKLAVAVGFAIASLNAAKPPDIEGSKRSDYMLFLAFSAWGLMLLSSAVELITIYVALEVASYSLYALIPLRAQDRRAAEGGIKYIMFGAVATAVALFGYAYVLAGANTSYIVDLQGLELTYQAQPWVVVGLSLFLVGFLFKLALFPFHFWCPDVYEGTANETAAFVATLPKLGAAVVLVRFAALLTPGWPITTVLAVFGAISMTFGNLAALAQRDLKRLLGYSSIAHAGYIMMGLVSGTAEGLAAASFYALVYVLMNLTCFWVICRISHTGKNITLDDLDGLAQREPALAVVLAVAAFALVGLPPTAGFMGKLFLLQSLWDNGYNWLVIVAVLNTAIAIYYYLSMVRHAYTHEKEVHPSTRSATSVSAQVWGTVFAIVLLVLGAMPAPVFDLAMAAGVALIP from the coding sequence GTGAATCCCGAATATCGGTTCGATCTCTGTTGGCCGGAGCTGTATCAGCTCGCCATCATCGCGTTGCTCTTCATACAGACTTTGGCCAAAGGGGAGCGCCCCAGGAACGTTGACTGGGTGCCTTATGCAGCGGCCGGCGGCATCTTCATCGCCGTGGTTTCGCTGGGCTTCTCAGGTACTTTCTTCTACGGCGCCTACGCTGTCGACAAACTCTCGCAGTTCTTTAAGCTCGCCGTGGCCGTAGGTTTCGCCATCGCGAGCCTCAACGCCGCCAAGCCGCCGGATATCGAAGGCAGCAAGCGTTCGGACTACATGCTCTTCCTCGCCTTCTCGGCGTGGGGGCTCATGCTGCTTTCCTCGGCCGTGGAACTCATCACCATCTACGTGGCGCTCGAAGTAGCGTCCTACAGCCTCTATGCGCTGATTCCCCTGCGCGCGCAGGACCGACGCGCGGCGGAAGGCGGCATCAAGTACATCATGTTCGGCGCTGTGGCCACGGCCGTGGCGCTGTTCGGCTACGCGTACGTCCTGGCAGGGGCGAACACCAGCTACATTGTCGATCTCCAGGGCCTCGAGCTGACCTACCAGGCCCAGCCCTGGGTCGTTGTCGGTCTTTCTCTCTTCCTGGTCGGCTTTCTGTTCAAGCTCGCTCTCTTCCCGTTCCACTTCTGGTGTCCGGATGTGTACGAAGGCACGGCCAACGAGACGGCCGCCTTTGTGGCCACACTGCCCAAGCTCGGCGCCGCTGTGGTGCTGGTGCGCTTTGCTGCGCTGCTGACTCCGGGTTGGCCTATTACCACGGTTCTGGCCGTGTTCGGCGCGATCTCCATGACCTTCGGCAACCTCGCCGCCCTGGCGCAACGGGACCTGAAACGACTGCTCGGATACTCGTCAATCGCGCACGCCGGGTACATCATGATGGGGCTGGTCTCGGGCACGGCGGAAGGCCTGGCCGCTGCGAGTTTCTATGCTCTGGTCTACGTGCTTATGAACCTCACCTGCTTCTGGGTGATCTGCCGCATTTCGCACACAGGCAAGAACATCACCCTGGACGACCTGGACGGCCTCGCGCAACGAGAGCCGGCGCTTGCCGTGGTGCTTGCCGTGGCCGCCTTCGCCCTGGTTGGCCTGCCGCCTACAGCGGGTTTCATGGGCAAGCTGTTCCTGCTTCAATCCCTGTGGGACAACGGCTACAACTGGCTGGTCATCGTGGCGGTGCTCAATACCGCCATTGCGATCTACTACTACCTGAGTATGGTTCGTCACGCCTACACGCACGAAAAGGAAGTGCATCCAAGCACCCGCAGCGCCACATCCGTTTCGGCGCAGGTCTGGGGCACGGTGTTCGCCATCGTGCTGCTCGTGCTCGGCGCCATGCCGGCTCCGGTGTTCGACCTTGCCATGGCCGCCGGGGTCGCGCTCATTCCGTAG
- a CDS encoding type I restriction enzyme HsdR N-terminal domain-containing protein, with protein MHDISLGHTIEDYLTGEAVEATTYEDLRQALARLLVEERGWPAERLIPRHPIRAEVDGREYTRLVDIAGFDADGRPLLLVLFAPGEVTTYERESLAAARLVENGPAPLVAVTDSKDAVLLAVKSGERLEQGMQALPSPGRALALSEQYPIHPLDRERRCRESRILYAYSESLYDCCGGAACAAEGRGARFTEKRPEENSDGGEG; from the coding sequence ATGCACGATATCAGTCTTGGGCACACCATAGAGGACTACCTGACGGGCGAGGCAGTGGAGGCGACCACGTACGAGGATCTGCGCCAGGCTCTGGCCAGACTGCTGGTGGAAGAGCGGGGGTGGCCGGCGGAGCGTCTTATTCCACGCCATCCCATACGCGCGGAAGTAGACGGCAGAGAGTACACCAGACTCGTGGATATCGCCGGCTTTGATGCGGATGGCAGGCCGCTTCTCCTGGTGCTCTTCGCGCCTGGAGAGGTGACGACCTACGAGAGGGAAAGCCTGGCCGCAGCGAGGCTTGTGGAAAACGGGCCGGCTCCGCTGGTGGCGGTGACGGATTCGAAAGACGCCGTGCTGCTTGCCGTAAAGAGCGGCGAGAGGCTGGAGCAGGGCATGCAGGCGCTGCCCTCGCCAGGAAGGGCGCTTGCGCTTTCGGAACAATACCCGATACACCCGCTCGACCGGGAACGGCGTTGCAGGGAGTCCAGAATTTTATACGCGTACAGCGAGTCGTTGTATGATTGCTGCGGCGGTGCGGCGTGCGCTGCCGAAGGACGGGGGGCGCGTTTTACCGAAAAGAGACCTGAGGAAAATTCCGACGGGGGCGAGGGCTGA
- the dsrA gene encoding dissimilatory-type sulfite reductase subunit alpha — MAKHPTPMLDQLESGPWPSFVSDIKQEAEARAKNEKGLDYQIPVDCPEDLLGVLELTYHDQETHWKHGGIVGVFGYGGGVIGRYCDQPEQFPGVAHFHTVRVNQPSGKYYTSEYLRQICDLWDLRGSGLTNMHGSTGDIVLLGTTTPQLEEIFYELTHKLNTDLGGSGSNLRTPAACLGKSRCEYACYDSQLLCHTMTNEYQDELHRPAFPYKFKFKFDACPNGCVASIARSDFSVIGMWKDDIKIDQEKVKAYVGGEFAPNAGAHAGRDWGKFDIEAEVVALCPTKCMTWDGQTLKIDNAECVRCMHCINVMPRALKIGDETGASICCGAKAPILDGAQMGSLLVPFIPAEEPFDEIKEVVENIWDWWMEEGKNRERLGETMKRMGFQKLLEVTGIEAMPQHVSEPRNNPYIFFKEEEVPGGWTRDIADYRSRHQR; from the coding sequence ATGGCGAAACATCCAACTCCAATGTTGGACCAGCTCGAAAGTGGGCCCTGGCCCAGCTTCGTGTCCGACATCAAACAGGAGGCTGAAGCCCGCGCCAAGAATGAGAAGGGCCTGGACTACCAGATTCCTGTGGATTGTCCTGAGGACCTGCTCGGCGTTCTGGAGCTCACCTATCACGACCAGGAAACCCACTGGAAGCACGGCGGCATCGTCGGCGTGTTCGGTTACGGCGGCGGCGTTATCGGCCGTTACTGCGACCAGCCCGAGCAGTTCCCCGGCGTGGCGCACTTCCACACCGTGCGCGTCAACCAGCCCTCGGGCAAGTACTACACCAGCGAATACCTCCGCCAGATCTGCGATCTGTGGGACCTTCGCGGCTCCGGTCTGACCAACATGCACGGCTCCACCGGTGACATCGTGCTGCTCGGTACGACCACCCCGCAGCTCGAAGAAATCTTCTATGAGCTGACCCACAAGCTGAACACCGACCTCGGTGGCTCCGGCTCCAACCTGCGTACCCCGGCCGCGTGCCTCGGCAAGTCCCGCTGCGAGTATGCCTGCTACGACTCCCAGCTGCTCTGCCACACGATGACCAACGAGTATCAGGACGAGTTGCACCGTCCGGCATTCCCCTACAAGTTCAAATTCAAGTTCGACGCCTGCCCGAACGGCTGCGTTGCCTCCATCGCCCGCTCCGACTTCTCGGTCATCGGCATGTGGAAGGACGACATCAAGATCGACCAGGAAAAGGTCAAGGCGTACGTGGGCGGCGAGTTCGCTCCCAACGCCGGCGCCCATGCCGGTCGCGACTGGGGCAAGTTCGACATTGAGGCCGAGGTCGTTGCGCTCTGCCCGACCAAGTGCATGACCTGGGACGGCCAGACCCTGAAGATCGACAACGCCGAGTGCGTTCGCTGCATGCACTGCATCAACGTCATGCCTCGCGCCCTCAAGATCGGTGACGAGACCGGCGCCTCCATCTGCTGCGGCGCCAAAGCTCCGATCCTCGATGGCGCTCAGATGGGCTCGCTGCTCGTGCCCTTCATCCCGGCCGAAGAACCCTTCGACGAGATCAAGGAAGTGGTCGAGAACATCTGGGATTGGTGGATGGAAGAGGGCAAGAACCGCGAGCGTCTCGGCGAGACCATGAAGCGCATGGGCTTCCAGAAACTGCTCGAGGTTACCGGCATTGAGGCTATGCCGCAGCACGTGTCCGAACCGCGGAACAACCCCTACATCTTCTTCAAGGAAGAAGAGGTTCCCGGCGGCTGGACTCGCGACATCGCAGATTACCGCTCTCGTCACCAGAGATAA
- the dsrB gene encoding dissimilatory-type sulfite reductase subunit beta, whose translation MAFISSGYNPDKPMEDRITDIGPRKYDEFLPPVIKKNFGEWDYHEILEPGVLVHVAKSGDKVFTVRVGAARLMSTTMIREMLEIADKHCDGHLRFTTRNNVEFMVDDESKLAGLKEDLLSRKFAGGSYKFPIGGTGASITNIVHTQGWVHCHTPATDASGPVKAIMDECFEHFSKMDLPAPLRISLACCLNMCGAVHASDIGLVGIHRKPPIIDHAVLDNVCEIPLAVASCPLGAIKPTKTEVKGEKVNTVAVNEDRCMYCGNCYTMCPALPLADKEGDGIAIMVGGKISNRISEPKFSKVVVAYVPNETPRWPTLTKMVKNIVEVYSKNARKYERLGDWAERIGWEKFFEVTGIPFTQHCIDDFRDPAYYTWRQSTQFKFTSHVK comes from the coding sequence ATGGCTTTCATTTCTTCCGGATACAATCCGGACAAGCCGATGGAAGATCGGATTACCGACATCGGCCCCCGGAAATACGACGAATTCCTGCCCCCCGTCATCAAGAAGAACTTTGGCGAGTGGGACTACCATGAGATTCTCGAGCCCGGCGTGCTGGTCCACGTGGCCAAGAGCGGCGACAAGGTCTTCACCGTCCGTGTTGGCGCCGCCCGCCTGATGTCCACCACCATGATCCGTGAAATGCTCGAGATCGCCGACAAGCATTGCGACGGTCACCTGCGCTTCACCACGCGTAACAACGTGGAATTCATGGTGGACGACGAGTCCAAACTCGCGGGCCTCAAGGAAGACCTCCTGTCCCGCAAGTTCGCCGGCGGTTCCTACAAGTTCCCCATCGGCGGCACCGGCGCCAGCATCACCAACATCGTGCACACCCAGGGCTGGGTCCATTGCCACACCCCGGCTACCGATGCCTCCGGTCCGGTCAAAGCTATCATGGACGAGTGCTTCGAGCATTTCTCCAAGATGGATCTGCCGGCTCCGCTGCGCATCTCCCTGGCCTGCTGCCTGAACATGTGCGGCGCCGTGCATGCTTCCGACATCGGCTTGGTGGGCATCCACCGCAAGCCGCCCATCATCGACCACGCGGTCCTGGACAACGTCTGCGAGATTCCGCTCGCCGTCGCGTCCTGCCCCCTGGGCGCCATCAAGCCCACCAAGACCGAGGTCAAGGGCGAGAAGGTCAACACCGTGGCCGTCAACGAAGATCGCTGCATGTACTGCGGCAACTGCTACACCATGTGTCCTGCGCTTCCGCTCGCCGACAAGGAAGGCGACGGCATCGCGATCATGGTGGGTGGCAAGATCTCCAACCGCATCTCCGAACCGAAGTTCTCGAAGGTTGTGGTTGCGTACGTGCCCAACGAGACCCCCCGTTGGCCCACCCTCACCAAGATGGTGAAGAACATCGTCGAAGTGTACTCCAAGAACGCCCGCAAGTACGAGCGCCTGGGCGACTGGGCCGAGCGTATCGGCTGGGAGAAGTTCTTCGAAGTCACCGGCATTCCCTTCACCCAGCACTGCATCGACGACTTCCGCGATCCGGCGTACTACACCTGGAGGCAGTCCACGCAGTTCAAGTTCACCAGCCACGTCAAGTAG
- a CDS encoding dissimilatory sulfite reductase D family protein: MDEDKQKIIEFLESKKGKTKFYFNDFAKALPDKKPRELKKVLTALVNDGKLVFWSSGSTTMYGLAGAGKQEEG, encoded by the coding sequence ATGGATGAAGATAAACAGAAAATTATCGAGTTCCTCGAAAGCAAAAAGGGCAAAACCAAGTTCTATTTCAACGACTTCGCCAAGGCGCTGCCGGATAAAAAGCCTCGCGAACTCAAGAAGGTGCTGACTGCTCTCGTGAACGACGGCAAGCTCGTGTTCTGGTCTTCCGGCTCCACGACCATGTATGGTCTCGCGGGCGCCGGCAAGCAGGAAGAAGGCTAG
- a CDS encoding cobyrinate a,c-diamide synthase, which produces MNSPTTSEVVTLPRVIVSGLSGGAGKTLVSLGLCRAWARAGSIVQPFKKGPDYIDAAWLAIASRNPATNLDPFLFPRTSLLSLFFHASKGRDIAVIEGNRGLFDGKDEDGSASTAELARQLRCPLVLVMDITKMTRTAAAVVAGVKAFEKDLPLAGVILNRVAGERHKSLATRCIERDTGVPVLGALPKIPDNPIPERHMGLVGDRDLSSAEAILDRLADIVEEHCDVQRIREAAEAADPMEKPAEPFFLESEPAGSKVRIGVVKDEAFWFYYPENLKALELAGARLVEVDLLRTADWPDLHGLYIGGGFPELKAQELASNNTIRQRVRALAEMELPIYAECGGFMYLCRSLVVDGQEFPMAGVFPVRTELCVKPQGLGYVEGTVVAANPFHPEGSTIIGHEFHYSVCSAADGSVLNFALKMNRGQGILAGLDGLVYKNTWASYTHIHVVGEPQWAARFVAAAIEYRRAIERKPAGRSV; this is translated from the coding sequence ATGAACTCGCCGACTACGTCCGAGGTCGTGACTCTGCCGCGGGTCATCGTTTCCGGCCTCTCCGGAGGTGCGGGAAAAACCCTCGTCTCCCTCGGCCTCTGCCGCGCTTGGGCGCGAGCCGGCTCAATAGTTCAGCCTTTCAAGAAGGGTCCGGACTACATCGACGCCGCATGGCTCGCCATTGCAAGCCGTAATCCGGCAACGAATCTGGACCCTTTTCTTTTTCCCCGAACTTCCCTCCTTTCTCTGTTTTTCCATGCCTCCAAAGGCCGCGACATAGCCGTCATCGAGGGCAATCGCGGGCTTTTCGACGGCAAAGACGAAGACGGTTCCGCATCCACTGCTGAGCTTGCGCGCCAGTTGCGTTGCCCGCTCGTGCTCGTCATGGACATCACCAAGATGACCAGGACTGCCGCCGCCGTGGTGGCCGGCGTCAAAGCGTTCGAGAAAGACCTCCCCCTTGCCGGCGTCATCCTCAATCGCGTGGCTGGCGAACGGCACAAGAGTCTTGCTACACGCTGCATTGAGCGCGATACAGGCGTGCCCGTTCTCGGCGCTTTGCCCAAGATACCCGACAATCCTATTCCCGAGCGCCATATGGGCCTTGTCGGGGACCGCGATCTCTCTTCGGCCGAAGCGATTCTCGACAGACTCGCAGACATCGTGGAAGAGCACTGCGATGTGCAGCGCATTCGCGAGGCGGCCGAAGCTGCCGATCCCATGGAAAAGCCGGCCGAACCGTTCTTCCTGGAGTCCGAGCCGGCGGGCAGCAAGGTCCGAATCGGCGTGGTCAAGGACGAGGCTTTCTGGTTCTACTATCCAGAAAATCTCAAGGCGTTGGAGCTCGCCGGAGCCAGGCTCGTGGAAGTCGATCTGCTGCGAACTGCGGATTGGCCCGATCTGCATGGCCTCTATATCGGTGGTGGGTTTCCGGAGCTCAAGGCGCAGGAGCTCGCCTCCAACAACACCATCCGGCAACGCGTACGCGCCCTAGCCGAGATGGAACTGCCAATCTACGCCGAATGCGGCGGGTTCATGTACCTGTGCCGGAGCCTCGTTGTTGACGGGCAGGAATTTCCCATGGCCGGGGTATTCCCGGTCCGCACGGAACTGTGCGTCAAGCCGCAGGGTCTTGGTTACGTAGAAGGCACGGTGGTGGCCGCCAATCCGTTCCACCCCGAAGGCAGTACGATAATAGGCCATGAGTTCCACTACTCCGTATGCAGCGCGGCGGATGGATCGGTGCTCAATTTCGCGCTCAAGATGAATCGCGGACAAGGCATTCTTGCAGGGCTGGACGGCCTCGTTTACAAGAACACCTGGGCTTCGTACACGCACATCCATGTGGTGGGCGAGCCGCAGTGGGCCGCGCGATTCGTGGCCGCAGCCATCGAGTACCGCCGGGCAATAGAGCGCAAGCCAGCCGGTCGAAGCGTCTAG
- a CDS encoding metallophosphoesterase family protein encodes MLIAVLSDIHANLTAFEAVLADIDTSQVGAVYSLGDNVGYGPEPEAVVRLLGRQRIESVLGNHELGLLHADQRNWFNHHARRALSRTRELLSEAAIKDIRHMPLAMVRHGCRMVHGYPPESALTYLCAMDDSDLAATFRRMREHICFVGHTHDLELVSWDGKHVERGLLPETMRFELWRQYIVNIGSVGQPRDGDNRAKYVLYDTVRRELTLRRIPYDIKTTAESIVEKGLPRQYADRLW; translated from the coding sequence ATGTTGATCGCCGTGCTTTCGGACATCCACGCGAATCTGACGGCATTCGAGGCCGTGCTCGCCGATATCGATACGTCACAGGTAGGCGCCGTCTACTCCCTGGGTGACAATGTGGGCTACGGTCCTGAGCCGGAGGCCGTTGTCCGGTTGCTGGGCCGGCAGCGCATCGAGTCTGTGCTCGGCAACCACGAGTTGGGGCTGCTGCACGCGGACCAGCGGAACTGGTTCAACCACCATGCCCGGCGAGCCCTGTCGCGCACACGGGAGCTCTTGTCAGAGGCGGCCATCAAAGATATCCGGCACATGCCCCTCGCCATGGTGCGGCATGGCTGCCGCATGGTGCATGGTTACCCGCCTGAGTCGGCGCTCACTTATCTGTGCGCCATGGATGATTCGGATCTCGCCGCCACATTCCGTCGCATGCGTGAGCATATCTGCTTCGTGGGCCATACCCATGATCTGGAACTCGTATCCTGGGACGGCAAGCATGTGGAACGCGGTCTTCTGCCCGAGACGATGCGATTCGAGCTGTGGCGGCAGTACATAGTAAACATCGGCAGCGTGGGCCAGCCGCGGGACGGAGACAATCGCGCAAAGTACGTTCTCTACGACACGGTGCGGCGCGAACTGACGCTGCGGCGCATACCCTACGACATCAAGACAACGGCGGAGTCCATCGTGGAGAAGGGACTCCCCAGGCAATACGCCGACAGGCTTTGGTGA
- a CDS encoding protein kinase domain-containing protein has protein sequence MQIGRYEILGLLGKGGMGAVYKARLPELGKIVALKLLDPVEHMVDLLGMDAVKQQFVEEARLMARLSHPNLSAVWDLDEDETGRPYFVLEYACHNLGGVMGESYRVEEPSRRLRAEKAFRYMRQTLRGLARMHYAGVVHRDIKPFNLLLSDQDTVKIIDFGLSKLRGEVDADHPAGMKIGSPYYASPEQEDDPSAAGPPADLYAVGVTLYRMLSGRLPHGDVGRCGFGLPQGQEPDAGDEDGLSREAPLKQEVLSDALYSQCEEFFRLALAPDPKDRFQSADSMLGALDAFEVRWRQEVEAICSVPESWLEEPEQAAESTTVRSAPVKTGPRAALESFGLDHLGRPQVTQRPLFEPKADIVRDPAAGLVWQRAGSPFPVSWDEAQEYAAMLDVSRFAGLRGWRLPTVPELMRLLDRAGELRDYCMDPLFDHEQRYLWSADRRTFTQAWMVNAAMGYVDRADMTCRLWVRAVCTENA, from the coding sequence ATGCAGATAGGACGATACGAGATACTTGGCCTCTTGGGCAAAGGAGGCATGGGCGCCGTGTACAAGGCCCGGTTGCCGGAATTGGGAAAAATCGTGGCGCTCAAGCTGCTGGATCCCGTGGAGCACATGGTGGACCTCCTGGGCATGGACGCCGTGAAACAGCAGTTTGTGGAAGAGGCGCGGCTCATGGCGCGGCTCAGTCACCCCAATCTGAGCGCCGTGTGGGACCTGGACGAGGACGAGACGGGACGGCCCTACTTCGTGCTCGAGTACGCCTGCCACAACCTTGGCGGCGTCATGGGCGAGAGCTACCGCGTAGAGGAGCCGAGCCGCAGACTGCGGGCGGAGAAGGCCTTCCGCTACATGCGCCAGACGCTGCGCGGTCTCGCTCGAATGCACTACGCCGGCGTGGTGCACCGGGATATCAAGCCGTTCAACCTGCTGCTCTCGGACCAGGACACGGTGAAGATCATCGACTTCGGCCTCTCAAAGCTGCGCGGCGAAGTGGACGCCGACCACCCAGCCGGTATGAAAATCGGCTCCCCATACTATGCCTCCCCGGAACAGGAAGACGACCCGAGTGCGGCAGGCCCGCCGGCCGACCTCTACGCCGTGGGCGTCACGCTCTATCGCATGCTCTCAGGCCGGCTGCCGCACGGCGATGTGGGGCGCTGCGGGTTCGGTCTGCCGCAGGGCCAGGAGCCGGACGCCGGAGACGAGGATGGCCTTTCGCGGGAAGCGCCACTGAAGCAGGAGGTTCTCAGCGACGCCCTGTACAGCCAGTGCGAGGAGTTCTTCCGCCTGGCGCTGGCGCCGGACCCGAAAGACCGGTTCCAGTCCGCCGACTCGATGCTCGGAGCCCTCGATGCGTTTGAAGTCAGGTGGCGTCAGGAGGTGGAAGCCATCTGCTCCGTGCCAGAAAGCTGGCTGGAGGAGCCCGAGCAGGCTGCTGAGTCGACAACCGTGCGCAGCGCACCGGTGAAGACCGGGCCGCGTGCAGCCTTGGAGTCCTTCGGCCTGGACCATCTTGGACGGCCGCAGGTCACGCAGCGTCCCCTGTTCGAGCCAAAGGCCGACATCGTGCGCGACCCGGCGGCAGGGCTCGTGTGGCAGCGCGCTGGCTCGCCATTTCCAGTCAGTTGGGACGAAGCCCAGGAGTACGCGGCAATGCTCGATGTATCGCGCTTCGCCGGCTTGCGCGGCTGGAGGCTGCCCACTGTCCCGGAACTGATGCGGCTGCTGGATCGGGCCGGAGAGTTGCGCGACTACTGCATGGACCCGCTGTTCGATCATGAGCAGCGTTATCTCTGGAGCGCGGACCGCAGGACCTTCACTCAGGCCTGGATGGTCAACGCAGCCATGGGCTACGTGGACCGCGCTGACATGACATGCCGGCTCTGGGTCAGGGCCGTTTGCACGGAGAATGCTTGA
- a CDS encoding YkgJ family cysteine cluster protein, whose product MAGECDRCGECCRRSTPALHEEDLKLIGESGGLDLVHLVTFRRGELVHDQVRGVLAPLHEEVVKLRSRPHSWECFFLNEDSGDGAGCGRYEQRPLECKLLLCKNPAPLAEAYATGRITRLDIVGGHGAVAELIAAHEDQCGYEELAAWARRLHLDASNREAAETILAAVHFDARAREILTGRLPEMNEEDRAAVAACCLGRPLAETLSMFGLSIARQEDGAIRLSASGTIHHPAARP is encoded by the coding sequence ATGGCTGGAGAATGCGACCGCTGTGGCGAGTGCTGCCGGCGCTCCACACCGGCGCTGCATGAAGAGGATCTGAAGCTCATCGGCGAATCTGGCGGACTCGATCTCGTCCACCTCGTCACCTTTCGCCGTGGCGAGCTGGTGCACGACCAGGTCCGCGGCGTACTCGCGCCCCTGCATGAGGAAGTGGTCAAGCTGCGGTCACGGCCGCACAGCTGGGAGTGCTTCTTTCTGAATGAGGACAGCGGAGACGGCGCCGGCTGTGGCCGATATGAACAGCGACCCCTGGAATGCAAGCTGCTGCTCTGCAAGAATCCGGCTCCCCTGGCCGAGGCTTATGCCACGGGTCGCATCACCAGACTCGACATCGTGGGCGGACACGGCGCCGTGGCAGAGCTCATCGCGGCCCACGAGGATCAGTGCGGTTACGAAGAACTCGCAGCCTGGGCGCGGCGTCTTCATCTGGATGCTTCGAACAGGGAAGCGGCAGAAACCATCCTTGCAGCCGTACATTTCGACGCGCGAGCGCGTGAGATTTTGACAGGGCGGCTGCCGGAAATGAATGAAGAGGACCGCGCTGCCGTGGCCGCCTGCTGTCTGGGCCGTCCCCTTGCTGAAACCCTTTCCATGTTCGGCCTCTCCATTGCCCGTCAGGAGGACGGCGCGATCCGCCTCTCGGCAAGCGGGACCATCCACCATCCGGCCGCTCGGCCGTAA
- the rfaD gene encoding ADP-glyceromanno-heptose 6-epimerase, translating to MYIVTGGAGFLGSAMVWQLNRMGVRDIIVVDNLGESGKWRNLRNLNYTDYFHKDAFMEMVLHGDEPWETTEAVIHMGACSSTTMQDMDYLWENNLRYSQSLCAWAMERGVRFINASSAATYGDGSGGFDDDPDRLDELRPLNPYGYSKHRFDLWARDQGLLEGIVSLKFFNVFGPNEYHKGEMRSMVCKAYEQITGDGSLRLFKSHREEFRDGGQMRDFVYVRDCTALMAWFLENPGVNGLFNVGTGTARTWNDLAAAVFAAMGAEKRIEYIPMPETIRHSYQYHTEAKMDRLAAIGAPVPSTTLEDAVAEYVRKYLAGKDSYL from the coding sequence ATGTACATAGTCACAGGAGGCGCGGGATTTCTGGGCAGCGCCATGGTCTGGCAACTCAACCGGATGGGCGTCCGCGACATCATCGTGGTGGACAACCTGGGCGAGTCCGGCAAGTGGCGCAACCTGAGAAATCTCAACTATACGGACTATTTCCACAAAGACGCGTTCATGGAGATGGTCCTCCACGGCGACGAGCCGTGGGAAACAACGGAAGCTGTCATCCACATGGGCGCCTGCTCCTCCACAACGATGCAGGACATGGACTACCTGTGGGAGAACAATCTGCGCTACTCCCAGAGCCTTTGCGCCTGGGCCATGGAGCGCGGCGTACGGTTCATCAACGCGTCCAGCGCCGCCACCTACGGCGACGGCTCCGGCGGATTCGACGACGACCCGGACCGCCTCGACGAACTGCGGCCCCTCAACCCCTACGGCTATTCCAAACACCGCTTTGACCTCTGGGCCAGGGACCAGGGCTTGCTCGAAGGTATCGTGAGCCTCAAATTCTTCAATGTCTTCGGGCCGAACGAGTATCACAAAGGCGAGATGCGCTCCATGGTCTGCAAGGCGTACGAGCAGATCACGGGGGATGGTTCGCTCAGACTTTTCAAATCCCATCGTGAGGAGTTCCGCGACGGCGGCCAGATGCGCGACTTCGTTTACGTCAGGGATTGCACGGCGCTCATGGCTTGGTTCCTGGAAAACCCGGGGGTCAACGGCCTGTTCAACGTGGGCACGGGCACGGCGCGGACCTGGAACGATTTGGCGGCGGCCGTGTTCGCGGCAATGGGCGCGGAGAAGCGCATCGAGTACATCCCCATGCCGGAGACCATCCGCCACAGCTACCAGTACCACACCGAGGCGAAGATGGACCGCCTCGCCGCCATAGGCGCGCCAGTACCCTCAACCACGCTGGAAGACGCTGTGGCCGAGTATGTGCGGAAGTATCTGGCGGGAAAGGACTCGTACCTATAG